A segment of the Streptomyces sp. ITFR-21 genome:
CCTGGTGGAGCTGAGCGTCCAGCCGTCGCCGTCGCGGTCCAGCCGCGGGGCGGGGCCGGGGCCGGGCCGTACGACGCCGGCCGCCATCAGCCGCAGCACCTCGTCGACGCGCTCCTTCTGCGGGCCGATCACCGTCCGGTTGACCAGCGCCGCGTACTCGGTCATGAAGTACCGGTGGGACGCGTCGGTCAGGCCCGGCGGGTCGAGGGCGGCCCGCAGGCTGTCGCGGTGGTCGCGCAGCACCTCCAGCGCCTCCTTGACCGGGCTGGCGCCCAGACCCCGCCGCGCCTCGGCGAGGTCGGCGCGGGCCTGTTCGAGCAGCGCGGCGGTGTAGGCGGCGTAGTCCTCCGGGCGCTCGCCGCCGCCGGCCAGCGCCCGCTCGACGGTGGCCGCCGCGTCGGCTCCGGCGTCCGCGCCCAGCCGGGCCAGCGCCTCCCGCAGGATCAGCGGTTCCACGTCCCGGCGGAAGTCCAGCCGCCCGTCCGGGGTGCGCTCCCGCAGGGCGGCCACCGCCGCCGGGGTGAAGTGCGCGGCCGGCGCGGACCGGCGCTGGCGGGTGGTGTTCGGCCGGGCGCGGGGCAGCGGGCCGGCGCGGTTGGCGAGCACGATCCGCGGCTCCCGGCCCGAGGCCCGGTAGCCGTCGCCGGTGAACACCCCGCCGCGCCCCACCGTCAGGCAGGCCACGACGTCCATCGCGGTCAGGCCCGTCCCCAGCACGGCCACGGCGGCCCCGTCGGGGATGCCGTCGAGCTGGTCGGGCAGCGGGTACGGCGTCTCGATCCACCCGTCGGCGGGACCGGGCGGCCGGACGGCCAGGCCGTGGCCGGTGGTGACCACCGCCAG
Coding sequences within it:
- a CDS encoding FAD/NAD(P)-binding protein; translation: MKPLRIAVIGVGPRGLSVLERVVSHTRRAGPPVELLLVEPDEPGIGVHRSKQPDYLLLNTIASQLTVFSDTEMVPGAPVTPGPAFDEWCAARGVPAAFDAFLPRRLLGEYLQWATGELLAAAPERLTVRHIPAVATRVRPGGDGATVTLADGTEHRVDLAVVTTGHGLAVRPPGPADGWIETPYPLPDQLDGIPDGAAVAVLGTGLTAMDVVACLTVGRGGVFTGDGYRASGREPRIVLANRAGPLPRARPNTTRQRRSAPAAHFTPAAVAALRERTPDGRLDFRRDVEPLILREALARLGADAGADAAATVERALAGGGERPEDYAAYTAALLEQARADLAEARRGLGASPVKEALEVLRDHRDSLRAALDPPGLTDASHRYFMTEYAALVNRTVIGPQKERVDEVLRLMAAGVVRPGPGPAPRLDRDGDGWTLSSTRLRRPHRMAVDLVVRANLGWPAPDPLTDPLGQALREWAAPGQGGALRLDRDGFVVPRPGAGAAGRTVAVLGPPAEGASYYNHYVPSPGVRSRALTDVDRVLAPVLGAPATTG